In Primulina eburnea isolate SZY01 chromosome 5, ASM2296580v1, whole genome shotgun sequence, a single window of DNA contains:
- the LOC140832494 gene encoding auxin transporter-like protein 2, producing the protein MSSQKQAEEAIVSTFSDTEHEDGGKEEEKVEDQPIFSVKNILWHGGSAWDAWFSCASNQVAQVLLTLPYSFSQLGMLSGVVFQVFYGIMGSWTAYLISVLYIEYRSRKEKEGVNFKNHVIQWYEVLDGLLGPIGKAVGLAFNCTFLLFGSVIQLIACASNIYYINDHLDKRTWTYIFGACCATTVFIPSFHNYRIWSFIGLGMTTYTAWYMTIAALVHGQVEGVQHSGPKKLVLYFTGATNILYTFGGHAVTVEIMHAMWKPRKFKYIYLMATLYVFTLTLPSASCVYWAFGDQLLNHANAFALLPKSGWRDTAVILMLIHQFITFGFACTPLYFVWEKVIGMHDTRSICLRALVRLPVVIPIWFFAIIFPFFGPINSAVGALLVSFTVYIIPAVAHMITYMRADARKNAAEKPPLFLPSWAAMYALNSFVVIWVFVVGFGFGGWASVTNFVRQVDTFGLFAKCYQCKPPTLVHQAPVPSHS; encoded by the exons ATGTCGTCCCAGAAGCAAGCAGAGGAAGCCATTGTCTCCACCTTTAGCGATACTGAGCATGAAGACGGCGGCAAGGAGGAGGAGAAAGTGGAAGACCAACCAATTTTCAGCGTCAAAAACATACTCTGGCACGGTGGCTCTGCCTGGGATGCCTGGTTCAGTTGTGCTTCCAATCAA GTTGCGCAAGTGCTGCTGACGCTACCATACTCATTTTCTCAACTTGGAATGCTCTCTGGAGTTGTGTTTCAAGTATTCTACGGCATTATGGGAAGCTGGACTGCGTATCTTATCAGTGTTTTATACATTGAGTATCGAAGCAGAAAGGAAAAAGAAGGCGTCAACTTCAAAAACCATGTCATTCAG TGGTACGAAGTGCTGGATGGGTTACTTGGCCCGATCGGGAAAGCTGTAGGTTTAGCCTTCAACTGcacttttcttctgtttggatcCGTCATCCAACTCATAGCATGTGCAAG CAACATATACTACATAAATGACCATCTGGATAAGAGGACTTGGACTTATATCTTTGGAGCTTGTTGCGCCACCACTGTTTTCATTCCCTCCTTTCACAACTACCGAATTTGGTCCTTTATAGGACTTGGAATGACCACATATACAGCTTGGTACATGACTATTGCGGCACTTGTCCATGGCCAG GTTGAAGGTGTTCAGCACTCGGGTCCAAAAAAGCTAGTGCTGTACTTCACCGGAGCTACCAACATACTGTACACGTTTGGTGGTCACGCTGTCACAGT GGAAATCATGCATGCAATGTGGAAACCTCGGAAGTTCAAGTATATATACTTAATGGCTACCCTTTATGTTTTCACACTTACTTTACCATCGGCTTCCTGTGTCTATTGGGCTTTTGGTGACCAACTCCTCAATCACGCCAACGCATTCGCACTGCTACCCAAGTCGGGTTGGCGAGACACTGCAGTTATCCTTATGCTCATTCATCAG TTCATTACATTTGGATTCGCGTGTACGCCACTTTACTTTGTTTGGGAGAAGGTGATTGGGATGCATGACACTAGGAGCATATGCTTAAGGGCACTTGTAAGATTGCCAGTAGTCATACCGATATGGTTCTTCGCCATTATCTTCCCATTTTTTGGCCCAATTAACTCTGCGGTTGGTGCACTTTTAGTGAGTTTCACAGTCTACATCATCCCAGCTGTAGCACATATGATCACTTACATGAGAGCCGATGCTCGCAAG AATGCTGCAGAGAAGCCTCCATTGTTCTTGCCAAGTTGGGCAGCTATGTATGCTTTGAATTCTTTTGTGGTAATTTGGGTATTTGTGGTTGGATTTGGGTTCGGAGGATGGGCAAGCGTTactaattttgtgagacaagtcGACACTTTTGGTCTCTTCGCCAAGTGCTATCAGTGCAAGCCACCGACACTGGTGCATCAAGCACCAGTGCCATCGCACTCTTGA
- the LOC140831633 gene encoding uncharacterized protein At4g19900-like: protein MRASLRICPQKLHIYAITAFTLAILVVIFADSFVFNLSVGFGIVENRNKRLDQLKIHTPSDTVLNLVQSTEGDHRGSSTPPAAPLNNERRVSRTRNRLKPEVLGLFNSTELSRRFDSRVDEFFSANQCEVQVFMTWFAPVDSFGEREFFGMESLFQTNPRSCLVIVSRTMDSRKGYERLEPLISRGYRIQAITPDLWDLLKNTSGETWLKDIKNGTRDPGVIPLSQNLSNLIRLAVVYRYGGVYLDTDFIVLKDLSVLRNSIGAQSVDVNGNWSRLNNALLAFDKKHPLVYKFIEEFATTFNGNKWGHNGPYLVSRVVNSTLGEIRDFNFTVMPTTAFYPVDWIRIGRFFALPNVTDSEKWVESTVHQLHQSTYAVHLWNSQSKKLQIEKGSIIWRLLSQHCVICK, encoded by the coding sequence ATGCGTGCTTCTTTGAGAATTTGCCCTCAGAAACTGCACATCTATGCCATTACCGCTTTCACTTTGGCGATCTTAGTTGTTATTTTCGCTGACAGCTTCGTATTCAATTTATCTGTCGGTTTCGGCATTGTGGAAAATAGAAACAAACGTCTTGATCAGTTGAAGATTCACACACCCTCAGATACAGTACTGAACTTAGTTCAATCGACAGAAGGTGATCATCGGGGATCCTCGACTCCTCCTGCTGCTCCTCTTAATAATGAAAGAAGAGTCTCTCGGACCAGAAACAGGCTTAAGCCGGAGGTTTTAGGCTTATTTAACTCAACCGAGTTGTCGAGAAGATTCGATTCTAGAGTTGACGAATTTTTCAGTGCAAATCAATGCGAAGTTCAGGTTTTCATGACATGGTTTGCTCCCGTTGATTCGTTTGGCGAAAGGGAGTTTTTCGGGATGGAGAGCTTattccaaacaaatccaagaagcTGTTTAGTTATTGTTTCGAGAACTATGGATTCAAGAAAAGGGTATGAAAGGTTGGAGCCTTTGATTAGTCGCGGTTATCGTATTCAAGCAATCACTCCTGACTTGTGGGATTTGTTGAAGAATACTTCTGGTGAAACTTGGTTGAAAGATATCAAGAATGGTACCAGGGATCCAGGAGTGATCCCCCTCTCACAAAATCTATCAAATTTGATCAGGCTTGCAGTTGTGTACAGATACGGAGGAGTATACTTGGACACAGATTTCATAGTTTTGAAAGATTTGTCAGTTTTAAGGAACTCCATCGGAGCACAAAGTGTTGATGTCAATGGAAACTGGTCAAGATTGAACAATGCACTTCTTGCTTTTGACAAGAAACATCCTCTTGTTTACAAATTTATAGAGGAATTTGCTACAACTTTCAATGGGAACAAGTGGGGACACAATGGGCCTTACCTAGTCTCCAGGGTAGTCAATAGTACATTGGGAGAGATTCGAGATTTCAACTTCACGGTTATGCCAACAACTGCTTTCTACCCGGTGGACTGGATCCGGATCGGCCGATTTTTCGCCCTGCCTAACGTCACCGACAGTGAAAAGTGGGTTGAATCTACGGTCCATCAGCTACACCAGTCGACTTATGCAGTGCATTTGTGGAACAGCCAGAGTAAAAAGTTGCAGATTGAAAAAGGAAGTATAATATGGAGATTGTTATCCCAACATTGTGTTATTTGCAAGTAG